From Cellulomonas fimi ATCC 484, a single genomic window includes:
- a CDS encoding ABC transporter substrate-binding protein, giving the protein MTRRRARRRTVAALAAAALLLPLAACARGDDRTEITFFQFKPEAVEYFEDLAAQFEEQNPDVRVVVQNVPDPETALRTRLVKDDVPDVLTLNGNGSFGEFASAGIFTDFADDPLLDDINPGFVEVVQALGQSEPGAVNGIPFAANASGVLYNEELFAQHGVAVPTTWDELIAAAETFQAAGVTPFYGMLADAWTAQSPLAPLTAQTAPEGFFEERFAGETTFAEGWREAIEKEGQLYAYTQPDPAAVGYQEGTRAFAAGESAMLLLGSYAVPQIRTFEPQFTVGSFALPATDDPARTTLVSGVDVLVTTGADSAHPQEAQRFVEFLLQPDVVQEYAEAQVAIPAIEGAANTDPALAGVQEYIDEQRLVGFTDHQFIPAIPLAPLLQEYLLGGDAQTMLTQLDEDWDKVAARRTWGLGKVQEG; this is encoded by the coding sequence ATGACCAGGAGACGGGCGAGGAGACGCACGGTCGCGGCGCTCGCGGCCGCGGCGCTCCTGCTGCCGCTCGCCGCGTGCGCACGCGGCGACGACCGCACCGAGATCACGTTCTTCCAGTTCAAGCCCGAGGCGGTCGAGTACTTCGAGGACCTCGCGGCGCAGTTCGAGGAGCAGAACCCCGACGTCCGCGTCGTCGTGCAGAACGTGCCCGACCCCGAAACCGCGCTGCGCACGCGCCTGGTCAAGGACGACGTGCCCGACGTGCTGACCCTCAACGGCAACGGCAGCTTCGGCGAGTTCGCGTCGGCAGGCATCTTCACCGACTTCGCGGACGACCCGCTGCTCGACGACATCAACCCGGGCTTCGTCGAGGTCGTGCAGGCCCTCGGCCAGAGCGAGCCCGGCGCCGTCAACGGCATCCCGTTCGCCGCCAACGCGAGCGGCGTCCTCTACAACGAGGAGCTGTTCGCACAGCACGGGGTCGCGGTCCCGACCACCTGGGACGAGCTCATCGCGGCCGCCGAGACGTTCCAGGCCGCGGGCGTGACCCCGTTCTACGGGATGCTCGCCGACGCGTGGACCGCGCAGTCGCCGCTCGCGCCGCTCACCGCGCAGACCGCCCCCGAGGGCTTCTTCGAGGAGCGCTTCGCGGGCGAGACGACGTTCGCCGAGGGCTGGCGCGAGGCCATCGAGAAGGAGGGGCAGCTCTACGCGTACACGCAGCCGGACCCGGCGGCCGTCGGCTACCAGGAGGGCACGCGCGCGTTCGCGGCGGGCGAGTCGGCGATGCTGCTGCTCGGCTCGTACGCCGTGCCGCAGATCCGCACGTTCGAGCCGCAGTTCACCGTCGGCTCGTTCGCGCTGCCGGCGACCGACGACCCGGCCCGCACGACGCTCGTCTCGGGCGTCGACGTGCTGGTCACGACGGGCGCGGACAGCGCCCACCCGCAGGAGGCGCAGCGCTTCGTCGAGTTCCTCCTGCAGCCCGACGTCGTGCAGGAGTACGCCGAGGCACAGGTCGCGATCCCCGCGATCGAGGGAGCCGCGAACACCGACCCGGCGCTCGCGGGCGTCCAGGAGTACATCGACGAGCAGCGGCTGGTCGGGTTCACGGACCACCAGTTCATCCCCGCGATCCCGCTCGCGCCGCTGCTCCAGGAGTACCTGCTCGGCGGCGACGCCCAGACCATGCTCACGCAGCTCGACGAGGACTGGGACAAGGTCGCGGCACGCCGCACCTGGGGCCTGGGGAAGGTGCAGGAAGGATGA